The genomic DNA CAAAAGCCATGACCTGGAATCAACCCTCCAAAAGCCATGACCTGGAATCAACCCTCCAAAAGCCATGACCTGGAATCATCTCCCCAAAGCCATGACCTGCAATCAACCCCCCAAAAGCCATGACCTGGAATCAACCCCCCAAAAGCCATGACCTGGAATCAACTCCCAAAAGCCATGACCTGGAATCAACCCACCAAAAGCCATGACCTGGAATCAACCCCAAAAGCCATGACCTGGAATCAACCCACCACAAACCATGACCTGGAATCAACCCCCCAAAAACCATGACCTGGAAATAACCCCCCAAAAGCCATGACCTGGAATCAACCCCCCAAAAGCCATGACCTGGAATCAACCCCCCAAAAGCCATGACCTGGAATCAACCCCCCAAAAGCCATGACCTGGAATCAACTCCCAAAAGCCTTGACCTGGAATCAACCCCCCAAAACCATGACCTGGAATCAACCCTCCAAAAGCCATGACCTGGAATTAACCCCCCAAAAACCATGACCTGGAATAAACCCTCCAAAAGCCATGACCTGGAATCAACCCAGCAAAAGCCATGACCTggaatcaaccccccccccaaaagccATGACCTGGAATCAACCCCCCAAAAGCCATGACCTGGAATCAACCCCCCAAAAACCATGACCTGGAATCAACTTCCAAAAGCCATGACCTGGAATCAACTTCCAAAAGCCATGACCTGGAATCAACTCCCAAAAGCCATGACCTGGAATCAACCCACCAAAAGCCATGACCTGAAATTAACTCCCAAAAGCCATGACCTGGAATCAACCCCCCAAAAACCATGACCTGGAATCAACCCCAAAAGCCATGACCTGGAATCAACCCCAAAAGCCATGACCTGGAATCAACACCCCTAAAAACCATGACCATGAATCAACCCCAAAAGCCATGACCTGGAATCAACCCCCCCAAAAGCCATGACCTGGAATCAACCCCCCCAAAAGCCATGACCTGGAATCAACCCCAAAAGCCATGACCTGGAATCAACCCCCAAAAATCCATGACCTGAAATCAACCCCAAAAGCCATGACCTGGAATCAACCCCCCAAAAGCCATGATCCGGAATCAACCCCCCCCAAAAGCCATGACCTGGAATCAACCCTCCAAAATCCATGACCTGGAATCAACTCCCAAAATCCATGACCTGGAATCAACTCCCAAAATCCATGACCTGGAATCAACTCCCAAAATCCATGATTTGGAATCAACCCCCCAAAAACCATGACCTGAAATCAACCCTCCAAAAGCCATGACCTGGAATAAACTCCCAAAATCCATGACCTGGAATCAACTCCCAAAATCCATGACCTGGAATCAACTCCCAAAATCCATGACCTGAAATCAACCTACCAAGAGCCATGACCTGGAATCAACCCCCCAAAATCCATGACCTGGAATCAACCCCCCAAAAGCCATGACCTGGAATCAACCTCCCAAGAGCCATGACCTGGAATCAACTCCCAAAAGCCATGACCTGGAATCAATCTCCCAAGAGCCATGACCTGGAATCAACTCCCAAAAGCCATGACCTGGAATCAACTCCCAAAATCCATAACCTGGAATCAACCCTCCAAAAGCCATAACCTGAAATGAACCCTCCAAAAGCCATGACCTGGAATCAACCCTCCAAAAGCCATGACCTGGAATCAACCTCCCAAGAGTCATGACCTGGAATCAACCTCCTAAGAGCCATGACCTGGAATCAACCTCCCAAAAACCATGACCTGGAATAAACCCCCCAAAAACCATGACCTGGAATCAACTCTCAAAAGCCATGTCCTGGAATCAACTCTCAAAAGCCATGTCCTGGAATAAACTCCCAAAAGCCATGACCTGGAATCAACCTCCCATGAGCCATGTCCTGGAATCAACCTCCCAAGAGCCATGACCTGGAATCAACTCCTAAAAGCCATAACCTGGAATCAACCCTCCAAAAGCCATAACCTGGAATCAACCCTCCAAAAGCCATGACCTGGAATCAACCCTCCAAAAGCCATGACCTGGAATCAACTCCCAAAAGCCATGACCTGGAATCAactcccaaaaggcatgacctggAATCAATCCTCCAAAAGGCATGACCTGGAATCAactcccaaaaggcatgacctggAATCAATCATCCAAAAGCCATGACCTGGAATCAATCATCCAAAAGCCATGACCTGGAATCAACTCCCAAAAGCCATGACCTGGAATCAACTCCCAAAAGCCATGACCTGGAATCAACTCCCAAAAGCCATGACCTGGAATCAACTCCCAAAAGCCATGACCTGGAATCAACTTCCAAAAGCCATGACCTGGAATCAACCCGCCAAAATCCATGACCTGGAATCAACCCGCCAAAAACCATGACCTGGAATTAactcccaaaaggcatgacctggAATCAATCCTCCAAAAGCCATGACCTGGAATCAATCCTCCAAAAGCCATGACCTGGaatcaacccccccaaaaaaaatcaatcTAGATTATCAAACTTCTTAATCTACACTTGAACTTTCATTCCAGAGTTTAGTATCCAAGATTACCTTTCCACCTCTTCGCCTGGAAGACTTAACGTCCTGAGGCTAATCTGAAGTATAATCTATTAGAGGCTGTACATCATATATCTGGAGTAACACTTCGAGGGTCAATATATGTAATCTCAAACATAATGAAGCCTGATTGGATCTCCTATCTGCTGATACTCGACATATGGTCTTTGAACATGAGACTGTTTTGAAGCTGTTttgtagactattattattattattattattattattattattattattattattattattgcacttgttgttactagctaagctacagtcctagtgaGAACAGCAGAATGCTATGAAGCCctctaagggctccaataaggaaaaatagcccagtgaggaaaggaagtaaggaaataaatgagtaatcaaatcattatttattattattattattattattattatttattattgttgttgttgttattaatagctaagctacaaccctagttggaaaagcaggatgctattaagccttgtaagggctccaacacggaaaaatagcccagtgaggaaaggaaataaggaaataaactgtacgagaagtaaggaataatgaaattaatttattattattattattattattattattattattattattattattattattattattggctaagttacaaccctggttggaaaagcatgatgctattaaGACCTATCAGGGcttagaaaagggaaaatagctcagtgagggaaggaaatagataaactgccccagaagtaatgaataatgaatttatttattcatttatttatttcttattattattattattattattattattattattattattattattgatattattattattattgatattattattattattgatattattattatcattattattattattattattattattattgttgatgttgttatttgaAACCCAAAAATACACAATTATTATGCAGGCTTCCACGAAAAATAATACCTCTccccaccaaaagaaaaaaaaaagtcaattgaaATAGATGAAAATATAAGGTAAAATACCTTTCATTGTATTGTAGATAACCCTCCCTACTTACTGATATTTCAAGCTCACTTTAAAAGACGAACAATAAGATGCCACGCACACacagcatataaaaaaaaagaagaaaaaactctcCAGGGGCAGATACGCCAAAGATATAATTTTGCCTGTCGTAAACAAAAGAGCAATTGCCTTAATTCCCTTCAAAGTACAATCATGCCAACTCTTCTAAATAGAGATCTATCCCTCGTTACTCTTTTCGAATAGTTGGGGCGACGTTTAGTGAACCTAAAAGATGATATCTTCGTTTTTTTTGGTTACAAGTGGATCGGAATCTGTGGTTATCGAACGTTGATGTGTCGGGTCTGGAAATCGTCGTCGTATGTAAAGTTATCGTACATATGTCTGTAATCGTACATGTTTAGTGATGACTTTAGATATGTATTCCCGAAGAAgataattcaatattattataatagtagGCTATTATAGGTAATTACAACGTTATTATAGTATGTTGTAATAGGTAACTAAATTTTGGCTGTggataattttggatattattacaAGACGGGCAATAATTTGCACTAAATGTTAAAACATTAAAAATCGTAAAATATTTAAATTGAAATATTGCATACATTGATATATACTTTTTTCAATGTacatcaatggagagagagagagagagagagagagagagagagagagagagagagagagagagagagagagagagagagagagagaattataggtCATTTATTACAAGATATTCCAATTCAAAACAAATAGCTAAAGATACCTGCTAGGACcttagcactgagagagagagagagagagagagagagagagagagagagagagagagagagagagagagagagagatcataagtcATTTATTACAATATATTCCAATTCAAAACAAATAGCTAAAGATACCTGCTAGGACCttagcgctgagagagagagagagagagagagagagagagagagagagagagagagagagagagagagagagagagagagaatcataagtcATTTATTACAATATATTCCAATTCAAAACAAATAGCTAAAGATACCTGCTAGGACcttagcactgagagagagagagagagagagagagagagagagagagagagagagagagagagagagacccctctcTCTGACATGTACAGACAACCCCTCTCTCCATCCTTCTCAAAACTCGAATCACTGATTGTGAACCTCTAGGAGACCTGATAGACGAGAAAGGTGGCTATCTCTTCCCTTTTATCTCCTCCTACTTCGACTGTCAGATATAATCTCCTGATTACGATTTCGTCCAGTGATTAATGCGACCACCTCGTCCACCAATCGAGGTCTCCCGGGGATTGGGAGGGACGCCCTGACACTAGGAAGCAGTTCTTAAATCTTAATGCTGTTTACTGGGCTTGAAGAGGCAGTGGATGTTGCTTGCAGGGGAACGGGTGTGAGAGGGGGATGTAATGAGTGTGTTTTTGGGGCTGTAACGGGTGTGTTAGGGGGTTATAACCAGTGTTTTAGGGGGCTGTAATGGGTTGGTTTTAGGGGGTTATAACGGGTGTGATAGGGGGCTGTAACGGGTGTGTTATGGGGTTTCAACGGGTGTGTTATGGGTTGTAACGGGTGTGTTGGGGGGTTGTAACGGGTGTGTTAGGGGGCTGTAATGGGTGGGTTTTTGGGCTGCAATAGGTGTTAGGTGGCGGTAACCGGCGTGTTTGGAAGCTGTAACGGGTGTGTTATGGGCTGTAAGAAGTATTAGGGTCTGTAGCCTGTATGTTATGGGGCAGTAACGGATGTTTTAGGGGTTGTACGGGCATTAGATGGCTGTAACGGGTGTGTTATGGAATTGTAACGGGTATGTTAAAGGCTGTAACGTGTGTTTTATGGGGTTGTAACGAGTGTGTTTGAGGCTGTAACAAGTGCTAGGTGGCCGTAGCGGGTGTGTTATATGGTTATAATGGCTGTAACGGGGATGATTGGGGCTGTAACGGGTGTGGTATGAAGGCTTTTAACAGATGTGTCGCAGAACAGTTAACGGATTTGTTACAAGCTTTAAAGGGTGTATTACGGCACTGTAATGGCTGTTACAGTGCTTAAATGGATGTATTACAGGACTGTAACTTGTGAATTATAGGACTTTATTGGATGTGCTACAGGCCTGTAGTGGATGTATTAGGGGACTGTAACATGTGTTACAGGACTCAAAAGGTTGTATTACAGGACGCTAACTGGTTAATTACAGGACTGTATCGATCGTGCTACAGGGACGAGCAATGGATGTTTAGCGAGACTTACAAGAGTCTTTCAAAGTTCCTACAGGGACGGGCAATGGATGTTTAGCGAGTCTTACAAGAGTCTTTCAAAGTTGCTACAGGGACGGGCAATGGATGTTTAGCGAGTCTTACAAGAGTCTTTCAAAGTTGCTACAGGGACGGGCAATGGATGTTTAGCGAGACTTACAAGAGTCTTTCAAAGTTGCTACAGGGACGGGCAATGGATGTTTAGCGAGACTTACAAGTGTCTTTCAAAGTTGCTACAGGGACGGGCAATGGATGTTTAGCGAGTCTTACAAGAGTCTTTCAAAGTTGCTACAGGGACGAGCAATGGATGTTTAGCGAGTCTTACAAGAGTCTTTCAAAGTTGCTACAGGGACGAGCAATGGATGTTTAGCGAGTCTTACAAGAGTCTTTCAAAGTTGCTACAGGGACGAGCAGTGGATGTTTAGCGAGTCTTACAAGAGTCTTTCAAAGTTGCTACAGGGACGAGCAGTGGATGTTTAGCGAGTCTTACAAGAGTCTTTCAAAGTTGCTACAGGGACGAGCAATAGATGTTTGCGAGTCTTACAAGAGTCTTTCAAAGTTGCTACATGGACGAGCAGTGGATGTTTAGTGAGACTTACAAGTGTCTTTCAAAGTTGCTACAGGGACGAGCAATGGATGTTTAGCGAGACTTACAAGTGTCTTTCAAAGTTGCTACAGGGACGAGCAATGGATGTTTAGCGAGACTTACAAGTGTCTTTCAAAGTTGCTACAGGGACGAACTGGTTGAGACACGACTGTGATTGAAGCAGAATTTTTAGAGAGTTTTAGAATGGGTACAGAACTTTTAAATAACTGTTACAGGACCAAAATAGTTTCAATGAAGCTGATGAAAAAAACTAAAGAAGGCGATAAACACGGTTACAGAGCTGTCAAAGGACTCTCACAGGACTTGAAACGttaagaaatgacaatgttacctGCTAGTTAGAGAAGTGTTACACAATAAATGTTATTTTAGCAATAGAAAAGGGTTACAAATGTGCTGAAGAACATCGGGACAGGGATTGTTATAGATATGTTGCATTACCAACTGTAAGAAAGTAGTATTTTTGCTGGTAACAAGTTACTTGTTGATATTTACATAACTTTTGCAAATCTAATATAAATTCACTAACTTCCCAAGGGTGGGGTAAATCCCCTAGGTGTGTGGTAAATTTCCCTATGGGTGTGGTAAATCCCCTAGGTGTGTGGTAAATTCCCCTAGGGGTGTGGTAAATTCCCTTATGGGTGTGTGGTAAATTCCCTTATGGGTGTGTGGTAAATTCCCTTATGGGTGTGTGGTAAATTCCCTTATGGGTGTGGTAAATTCCCCTACGGGTGTGGTAAATTCCCTTATGGGTGTGTGGTAAATTCCCTTATGGGTGTGTGGTAAATTCCCTTATGGGTGTGGTAAATTCCCCTAGGGGTGTGGTAAATTCCCTTATGGGTGTGTGGTAAATTCCCTTATGGGTGTGTGGTAAATTCCCTTATGGGTGTGGTAAATTCCCCTACGGGTGTGGTAAATTCCCCTATGGGTATGGTAATTCCCCTAATGGTATGGTAATTCCCCTATGGGTGTGGTAAATTCCCTAGGTGTGTGGTAAATTCCCCTAGGGGTGTGGTAAATTCCCTTATGGGTGTGTGGTAAATTCCCTTATGGGTGTGTGGTAAATTCCCTTATGGGTGTGGTAAATTCCCCTACGGGTGTGGTAAATTCCCTTATGGGTGTGTGGTAAATTCCCCCAGAGGTGTGGTAAATTTCTATGGGTGTGGTAAATTCCCCTATAGGTGTGGTAAATTCCCCTATGGGTGTGGTAAATTCTCCTAGGGGTGTGGTAAATTCCCCTAGGGGTGTGGTAAATTCCTCTATGGGTGTGGTAAATTCTCCTAGGGGTGTGGTAAATTCCCCTAGGGGTGTGGTAAATTCCTCTATGGGTGTGGTAAATTCCCCTAGGGGTGTGGTAAATTCCTCTATGGGTGTGGTAAATTCTCCTAGGGGTGTGGTAAATTCCCCTATGGGTGTGGTAAATTCCCCTATGGGTATGGTAATTCCCCTAATGGTATGGTAATTCCCCTATGGGTGTGGTAAATTCCCCTATGGGTGTGGTAAATTCCCCTAGGGGTGTGGTAAATTCCCCTAGGGGTGTGGTAAATTCCCCTATGGGTGTGGTAAATTCCCCTAATGGTATGGTAATTCCCCTAATGGTATGGTAATTCCCCTATGGGTGTGGTAAATTCCCCTAATGGTATGGTAATTCCACTAATGGTATGGTAATTCCCCTATGGGTGTGGTAAATTCCCCTATGGGTATGGTAATTCCCCTAATGGTATGGTAATTCCCCTATGGGTGTGGTAAATTCCCCTAGGGGTGTGGTAAATTCCCCTATGGGTGTGGTAAATTCCCCTAATGGTATGGTAATTCCCCTAATGGTATGGTAATTCCCCTATGGGTGTGGTAAATTCCCCTAATGGTATGGTAATTCCACTAATGGTATGGTAATTCCCCTATGGGTGTGGTAAATTCCCCTATGGGTATGGTAATTCCCCTAATGGTATGGTAATTCCCCTATGGGTGTGGTAAATTCCCTAGGTGTGTGGTAAATTCCCCTAGGGGTGTGGTAAATTCCCTTATGGGTGTGTGGTAAATTCCCTTATGGGTGTGTGGTAAATTCCCTTATGGGTGTGGTAAATTCCCCTACGGGTGTGGTAAATTCCCTTATGGGTGTGTGGTAAATTCCCCCAGAGGTGTGGTAAATTTCTATGGGTGTGGTAAATTCCCCTATAGGTGTGGTAAATTCCCCTATGGGTGTGGTAAATTCTCCTAGGGGTGTGGTAAATTCCCCTAGGGGTGTGGTAAATTCCTCTATGGGTGTGGTAAATTCTCCTAGGGGTGTGGTAAATTCCCCTATGGGTGTGGTAAATTCCCCTATGGGTATGGTAATTCCCCTAATGGTATGGTAATTCCCCTATGGGTGTGGTAAATTCCCCTATGGGTGTGGTAAATTCCCCTAGGGGTGTGGTAAATTCCCCTAGGGGTGTGGTAAATTCCCCTATGGGTGTGGTAAATTCCCCTAATGGTATGGTAATTCCCCTAATGGTATGGTAATTCCCCTATGGGTGTGGTAAATTCCCCTAATGGTATGGTAATTCCACTAATGGTATGGTAATTCCCCTATGGGTGTGGTAAATTCCCCTATGGGTATGGTAATTCCCCTAATGGTATGGTAATTCCCCTATGGGTGTGGTAAATTCCCCTAGGGGTGTGGTAAATTCCCCTATGGGTGTGGTAAATTCCCCTAATGGTATGGTAATTCCCCTAATGGTATGGTAATTCCCCTATGGGTGTGGTAAATTCCCCTAATGGTATGGTAATTCCACTAATGGTATGGTAATTCCCCTATGGGTGTGGTAAATTCCCCTATGGGTATGGTAATTCCCCTAATGGTATGGTAATTCCCCTAGGTGTGTGGTAAATTCCCCTAGGGGTGTGGTAAATTCCCTTATGGGTGTGTGGTAAATTCCCTTATGGGTGTGTGGTAAATTCCCTTATGGGTGTGTGGTAAATTCCCTTATGGGTGTGGTAAATTCCCTTATGGGTGTGTGGTAAATTCCCTTATGGGTGTGTGGTAAATTCCCTTATGGGTGTGTGGTAAATTCCCTTATGGGTGTGTGGTAAATTCCCTTATGGGTGTGGTAAATTCCCTTATGGGTGTGTGGTAAATTCCCTTATGGGTGTGTGGTAAATTCCCTTATGGGTGTGTGGTAAATTCCCTTATGGGTGTGGTAAATTCCCCTACGGGTGTGGTAAATTCCCTTATGGGTGTGTGGTAAATTCCCCCAGAGGTGTGGTAAATTTCTATGGGTGTGGTAAATTCCCCTATAGGTGTGGTAAATTCCCCTATGGGTGTGGTAAATTCTCCTAGGGGTGTGGTAAATTCCCCTAGGGGTGTGGTAAATTCCTCTATGGGTGTGGTAAATTCTCCTAGGGGTGTGGTAAATTCCCCTATGGGTGTGGTAAATTCCCCTATGGGTATGGTAATTCCCCTAATGGTATGGTAATTCCCCTATGGGTGTGGTAAATTCCCCTATGGGTGTGGTAAATTCCCCTAGGGGTGTGGTAAATTCCCCTAGGGGTGTGGTAAATTCCCCTATGGGTGTGGTAAATTCCCCTAATGGTATGGTAATTCCCCTAATGGTATGGTAATTCCCCTATGGGTGTGGTAAATTCCCCTAATGGTATGGTAATTCCACTAATGGTATGGTAATTCCCCTATGGGTGTGGTAAATTCCCCTATGGGTATGGTAATTCCCCTAATGGTATGGTAATTCCCCTATGGGTGTGGTAAATTCCCCTAGGGGTGTGGTAAATTCCCCTATGGGTGTGGTAAATTCCCCTAATGGTATGGTAATTCCCCTAATGGTATGGTAATTCCCCTATGGGTGTGGTAAATTCCCCTAATGGTATGGTAATTCCACTAATGGTATGGTAATTCCCCTATGGGTGTGGTAAATTCCCCTATGGGTATGGTAATTCCCCTAATGGTATGGTAATTCCCCTATGGGTGTGGTAAATTCCCCTAGGGGTGTGGTAAATTCCCCTAGGGGTGTGGTAAATTCCCCTAGGGGTGTGGTAAATTCCCCTATGGGTGTGGTAAATTCCCCTAATGGTATGGTAATTCCCCTAATGGTATGGTAATTCCCCTATGGGTGTGGTAAATTCCCCTAATGGTATGGTAATTCCACTAATGGTATGGTAATTCCCCTATGGGTGTGGTAAATTCCCCTAGGGGTGTGGTAAATTCCCCTAGGGGTGTGGTAAATTCCCCTAGGGGTGTGGTAAATTCCCCTAGGGGTGTGGTAAATTCCCCTAGGGGTGTTGCAAAGTAAGTTCCCATGGCTGTGGCAAAGTCCCCAGGGGTGTGGCACAGTCCCCTGGGGTGTATACTAGTCCCCAGGGGTGTGGTAAAGTCCACATGGGTGAGGCAGCGTCCCTAGGTATGTGGTAAAGTAAGTCCCAAGGGGTGTGGCAAAGTCCCCAGAGACATGGCAAAGTCCCCAAGGGTATGGCGAAGTCCCCAAGGGTATGGCAATGTCCCCAGAGGTATGGCAAAGTCCCCAAGGTTGTGGCAAAGTCCCCAAGGCTGTGGCAAAGTCCCCAAAGCTCGTCTAGAACAAGATCAATACGTGTTTACTTTCTCAATATTTTCAACCAATCAGAACGAAGTATTATATAGTGGAACTTCATCACTCGCAACAAGACTAGTTTTTATTACCTGGGAACAATTTGTCTTTTGACACATTCAAATAGTGTGATAGTGTATTACCTGCACATTATAATTGACCTTTTTATCTTAATAGTGACGTATTAGCCTGTGGTCCACTTCTGTCTGTTTTTGTCGGATAATTCGTGTATCATGTGATGTTTAttcagttcaatttttttttattgtgtgatTACTAACAGTTTGGAGGACTCTTGGAAATGTGGTATTTTTTCTGATTATATTTTTTAGAGATTTTGGTATTTCGATgagacacatatactgtatatatatatatatatatatatatatatatatatatatatatatatatatatatatatatatatgtatgtatgtatatatatatgtatatatatgcatatatatatatagatatacatataatatatatatatatatatatatatatatatatatatatatatatatatatagatggatatatatattataatttatatatatatatgtatatatatatatatatatatatatatatatatatatatatatgtgtgtgtgtgtatatatatgtatatatataattataatatatatatatatatatatatatatatatatattataatatatatttagatattttataatatatatataaatgtatatatatatatgtatatttatatatataaatgtatatatatatatatatatatatatatatatatttatatatatttatatatatttatatatatatatatatatatatatatatatatatatatatatatatatatatatatatatatatatatatatatatattaatatatatatatatttatatttatatatatatatatatatatatatatatatatatatatatatatatatatatatatattatatctatata from Palaemon carinicauda isolate YSFRI2023 chromosome 34, ASM3689809v2, whole genome shotgun sequence includes the following:
- the LOC137627028 gene encoding uncharacterized protein yields the protein MWLTRGNYHTIRGITIPIGEFTTPIGEFTTPLGEFTTPIEEFTTPLGEFTTPLGEFTTPIGEFTTPIGEFTTPIEIYHTSGGIYHTPIREFTTPGNYHTIRGITIPIGEFTTPIGEFTTPLGEFTTPIEEFTTPLGEFTTPLGEFTTPIGEFTTPIGEFTTPIEIYHTSGGIYHTPIREFTTPGNYHTIRGITIPIGEFTTPIGEFTTPLGEFTTPIEEFTTPLGEFTTPIEEFTTPLGEFTTPLGEFTTPIEEFTTPLGEFTTPLGEFTTPIGEFTTPIGEFTTPIEIYHTSGGIYHTPIREFTTPVGEFTTPIREFTTHP